A single region of the Mugil cephalus isolate CIBA_MC_2020 chromosome 4, CIBA_Mcephalus_1.1, whole genome shotgun sequence genome encodes:
- the inavab gene encoding innate immunity activator b isoform X2 — translation MEGNGEISDTDSGIILHSGSDSPTTHTKDVTTHTRAMKLKHQNLQDRLEICLLELKELCIREAELTGKLSEDYPLLPGEKPPQIRRRIGAAFKLEEQSIPRGAEDSELRLVDAELTLQMKIYEAARKLCDEGHQSKAVRKSRLQQCRRLEKKLKQLQETAFQLRLEHGRSSPLPAFNIMQQDQGTSDDSSLSDSVVQDEEVTSQSSQPSSGLSYPVETDLPQPPPVSSHSSVDGSYMSPTVTPQSARLNLSQSPRPSIDSNMSFTSSPVYDSPPIQHSPWTESSLDEPYQKSKKSRSSSKTSPAKTELLPPLEACLAQSALPVQLSHLRLSRTTSSSTPSTPEMRVHRQLSLRLSSPESSFDKERGRTRGPRRRLTEYSITLPESPSPTMNYGNHASSEDSNSEHSFTSYNSSPCQELPSDFPRQYPSPFLHPSPVGSYGPQAFSPTGFYHNPIHPPSSGMQAAYYSEEMVYPPDMDMARSYIHQQSPGLSNRYEYRYKDAAVPHQRAHRPLPPDIRLTPPAQWDHPQYRSNCLPRQVVNEQLKSWHRRSQLKAPRSRSLDRQGAVRVKSGPGRESPCYPNQKYHDQVVQREALQRAAENAQKRWLADDGSHYVSQV, via the exons ATGGAGGGGAATGGAGAGATCAGTGACACTGACAGCGGGATCATCCTTCATTcag GCTCCGACAGCCCGACGACACACACCAAGGATGTGACCACGCACACTCGGGCCATGAAGCTCAAACACCAGAACCTTCAAGACCGACTGGAGATCTGCTTACTGGAGCTGAAAGAGCTCTGCATCCGAGAAGCT GAGCTGACAGGCAAACTATCAGAAGATTACCCTCTTCTGCCAGGAGAGAAGCCTCCGCAGATTCGCAGACGCATCGGAGCTGCGTTTAAACTGGAAGAACAAAGCATCCCTCGAGGAGCAGAG GACTCAGAACTGCGTTTAGTGGACGCCGAGTTGACGCTTCAGATGAAGATATACGAAGCTGCACGCAAGCTCTGTGACGAGGGCCACCAGAGTAAGGCTGTTAGGAAGAGCCGCTTACAGCAGTGCAGACGAttggagaagaagctcaaacaGCTACAAGAGACGGCCTTTCAGCTGAGACTGGAACATGGCCGATCATCGCCACTTCCTGCTTTTAATATCATGCAACAAG aTCAAGGCACTTCTGATGACAGCTCTTTATCTGATTCCGTTGTACAAGATGAAG aaGTCACAAGCCAGTCCTCACAGCCTTCCTCGGGACTCTCGTATCCAGTTGAAACAGATCTGCCCCAGCCTCCCCCTGTGTCCTCACACTCCTCTGTAGACGGCTCCTACATGTCTCCTACTGTGACTCCTCAGTCTGCACGGCTTAACCTGAGTCAGTCTCCACGTCCGAGCATTGACTCCAACATGAGTTTCACATCGAGCCCTGTGTACGACTCTCCCCCCATCCAGCACTCCCCATGGACGGAGTCTAGCCTTGATGAACCTTATCAGAAGAGCAAGAAGTCCCGCTCCTCCAGCAAGACAAG TCCGGCCAAAACGGAATTGTTGCCACCTTTGGAGGCTTGTTTAGCACAGTCAGCTCTGCCGGTCCAACTTTCCCATCTGAGGCTGAGTCGCACCACATCCAGCAGTACACCCTCCACACCAGAGATGCGTGTGCACAGACAGCTCTCCCTCAG GCTGTCCAGTCCTGAATCTTCGTTTGATAAGGAACGCGGTCGCACCAGAGGTCCGAGGAGACGACTGACTGAATACTCAATAACTTTACCAGAGTCTCCTTCCCCCACAATGAACTACGGGAACCATGCTAGCTCTGAGGATAGCAACTCTGAACACTCGTTTACATCTTACAATAGCTCCCCATGTCAGGAACTGCCCAGCGATTTCCCCAGACAATATCCGTCTCCATTCCTGCACCCGAGCCCTGTTGGCAGCTATGGACCTCAAGCCTTCTCACCCACTGGCTTTTACCATAATCCCATTCACCCGCCCAGCTCTGGTATGCAGGCAGCTTATTACAGTGAAGAAATGGTCTACCCACCTGATATGGACATGGCACGCAGCTATATCCACCAGCAGTCTCCCGGTCTTTCCAACAGATATGAATATCGGTATAAAGATGCCGCTGTGCCCCATCAGAGAGCACACAGGCCTTTGCCTCCTGATATCAGATTAACCCCTCCAGCACAATGGGACCATCCACAGTACCGCTCTAATTGCCTCCCGCGACAAGTGGTGAACGAACAGCTGAAGTCGTGGCACAGACGCAGTCAGCTCAAAGCTCCTAGGTCTCGTTCTCTTGACAGACAGGGAGCGGTCAGAGTGAAAAGCGGACCAGGTCGAGAGTCACCCTGCTACCCAAACCAAAAGTACCACGACCAG GTCGTTCAGAGAGAGGCTCTccaaagagcagcagagaacGCTCAGAAGCGCTGGCTCGCAGATGACGGCTCTCACTATGTAAGCCAAGTATAA
- the inavab gene encoding innate immunity activator b isoform X1, producing the protein MEGNGEISDTDSGIILHSGSDSPTTHTKDVTTHTRAMKLKHQNLQDRLEICLLELKELCIREAELTGKLSEDYPLLPGEKPPQIRRRIGAAFKLEEQSIPRGAEDSELRLVDAELTLQMKIYEAARKLCDEGHQSKAVRKSRLQQCRRLEKKLKQLQETAFQLRLEHGRSSPLPAFNIMQQDQGTSDDSSLSDSVVQDEEVTSQSSQPSSGLSYPVETDLPQPPPVSSHSSVDGSYMSPTVTPQSARLNLSQSPRPSIDSNMSFTSSPVYDSPPIQHSPWTESSLDEPYQKSKKSRSSSKTSSPAKTELLPPLEACLAQSALPVQLSHLRLSRTTSSSTPSTPEMRVHRQLSLRLSSPESSFDKERGRTRGPRRRLTEYSITLPESPSPTMNYGNHASSEDSNSEHSFTSYNSSPCQELPSDFPRQYPSPFLHPSPVGSYGPQAFSPTGFYHNPIHPPSSGMQAAYYSEEMVYPPDMDMARSYIHQQSPGLSNRYEYRYKDAAVPHQRAHRPLPPDIRLTPPAQWDHPQYRSNCLPRQVVNEQLKSWHRRSQLKAPRSRSLDRQGAVRVKSGPGRESPCYPNQKYHDQVVQREALQRAAENAQKRWLADDGSHYVSQV; encoded by the exons ATGGAGGGGAATGGAGAGATCAGTGACACTGACAGCGGGATCATCCTTCATTcag GCTCCGACAGCCCGACGACACACACCAAGGATGTGACCACGCACACTCGGGCCATGAAGCTCAAACACCAGAACCTTCAAGACCGACTGGAGATCTGCTTACTGGAGCTGAAAGAGCTCTGCATCCGAGAAGCT GAGCTGACAGGCAAACTATCAGAAGATTACCCTCTTCTGCCAGGAGAGAAGCCTCCGCAGATTCGCAGACGCATCGGAGCTGCGTTTAAACTGGAAGAACAAAGCATCCCTCGAGGAGCAGAG GACTCAGAACTGCGTTTAGTGGACGCCGAGTTGACGCTTCAGATGAAGATATACGAAGCTGCACGCAAGCTCTGTGACGAGGGCCACCAGAGTAAGGCTGTTAGGAAGAGCCGCTTACAGCAGTGCAGACGAttggagaagaagctcaaacaGCTACAAGAGACGGCCTTTCAGCTGAGACTGGAACATGGCCGATCATCGCCACTTCCTGCTTTTAATATCATGCAACAAG aTCAAGGCACTTCTGATGACAGCTCTTTATCTGATTCCGTTGTACAAGATGAAG aaGTCACAAGCCAGTCCTCACAGCCTTCCTCGGGACTCTCGTATCCAGTTGAAACAGATCTGCCCCAGCCTCCCCCTGTGTCCTCACACTCCTCTGTAGACGGCTCCTACATGTCTCCTACTGTGACTCCTCAGTCTGCACGGCTTAACCTGAGTCAGTCTCCACGTCCGAGCATTGACTCCAACATGAGTTTCACATCGAGCCCTGTGTACGACTCTCCCCCCATCCAGCACTCCCCATGGACGGAGTCTAGCCTTGATGAACCTTATCAGAAGAGCAAGAAGTCCCGCTCCTCCAGCAAGACAAG CAGTCCGGCCAAAACGGAATTGTTGCCACCTTTGGAGGCTTGTTTAGCACAGTCAGCTCTGCCGGTCCAACTTTCCCATCTGAGGCTGAGTCGCACCACATCCAGCAGTACACCCTCCACACCAGAGATGCGTGTGCACAGACAGCTCTCCCTCAG GCTGTCCAGTCCTGAATCTTCGTTTGATAAGGAACGCGGTCGCACCAGAGGTCCGAGGAGACGACTGACTGAATACTCAATAACTTTACCAGAGTCTCCTTCCCCCACAATGAACTACGGGAACCATGCTAGCTCTGAGGATAGCAACTCTGAACACTCGTTTACATCTTACAATAGCTCCCCATGTCAGGAACTGCCCAGCGATTTCCCCAGACAATATCCGTCTCCATTCCTGCACCCGAGCCCTGTTGGCAGCTATGGACCTCAAGCCTTCTCACCCACTGGCTTTTACCATAATCCCATTCACCCGCCCAGCTCTGGTATGCAGGCAGCTTATTACAGTGAAGAAATGGTCTACCCACCTGATATGGACATGGCACGCAGCTATATCCACCAGCAGTCTCCCGGTCTTTCCAACAGATATGAATATCGGTATAAAGATGCCGCTGTGCCCCATCAGAGAGCACACAGGCCTTTGCCTCCTGATATCAGATTAACCCCTCCAGCACAATGGGACCATCCACAGTACCGCTCTAATTGCCTCCCGCGACAAGTGGTGAACGAACAGCTGAAGTCGTGGCACAGACGCAGTCAGCTCAAAGCTCCTAGGTCTCGTTCTCTTGACAGACAGGGAGCGGTCAGAGTGAAAAGCGGACCAGGTCGAGAGTCACCCTGCTACCCAAACCAAAAGTACCACGACCAG GTCGTTCAGAGAGAGGCTCTccaaagagcagcagagaacGCTCAGAAGCGCTGGCTCGCAGATGACGGCTCTCACTATGTAAGCCAAGTATAA